The DNA region TCGGCTTCGTCCTCACTTGTGGATTCTTCTCCCCCGCACCTAAGACGATGTCTCACCTGGGCACGCGAGCACCACTGCGTAGATGCATCATGTTCTTGCATGTTCAGGAACCTGGGGGGTGACGATATGACCACAAGCAACACAAAGCCGACACATTCTCATGGGATCACCGAACTGTGCGATGCGGGAGGACGTCTTTACGCCAGTGCTTTGCGTCTGGGACGCATCGCCCGCGCCGAAGTGGAACCGGCGCCCTGTCTGATGGAGTTCGCGCTACTGCATCCCGATCCGGACGACCCGGCCTGGCTCCGGCCCGTTCCGCCGTCCACCGCTCTTGCGCAACAGCTGCATCCCATCGAGCGCGAGATCCTGGAACGGCGCCGGCACTCGGTCGAACTGACTGAATCGTTCGAGCCATTCATGGACATCAGCACTCTGGGGCCGCCCAGCACCCACGCCATCACCGTGCTGGAGGGCGGGAACCGGATCAACGCGGCCCTCGATCTCGCCACCGCAGAGTGCCGCACCGAAGTGCTCACCGTCCAGCCCGGCGGCGGCCGAACCGAGCATCGTCTCAGCAAGTCGCTGGAACGCGGCCTGTCCGTGATCCACCGCGGCGTCAGCATGCGCACCCTCTACCAGCACACCGCGCGCCACAGCCCCAGCACACTCGCGTACGCGGAACGCATGACCGACGACAACGTGGAAATACGCACGCTGGAAGAGCTCATCGGTCGCCTGATCGTGTTCGACCGCACCGTCGCCTTCATCCCGGCCAGCGACGACGACCAAGTCGCCCTGGAACTCCGCCACCCCGGGCTCGTGCAGTACCTGGCCAACGTGTTCGAGCAGCTCTGGACCAGAGCTGCTCCACTGCGGGAGGAGGTCAAGTACGAACCGACCTCCCTGGGCATCAGCGGGGTGCAGCGCTCCATCGCCCAGCTCCTCGTGGAAGGCCATGTGGACGACTCCATCGCCCGCCGTCTCGGCATGAACGTCCGCACCTGCCGGGCCCACGTCGCCAAACTCGCCGCCGCACTCGGCAGCAACAGCCGGGCCCAGCTCGG from Streptomyces sp. NBC_01591 includes:
- a CDS encoding helix-turn-helix transcriptional regulator, with amino-acid sequence MTTSNTKPTHSHGITELCDAGGRLYASALRLGRIARAEVEPAPCLMEFALLHPDPDDPAWLRPVPPSTALAQQLHPIEREILERRRHSVELTESFEPFMDISTLGPPSTHAITVLEGGNRINAALDLATAECRTEVLTVQPGGGRTEHRLSKSLERGLSVIHRGVSMRTLYQHTARHSPSTLAYAERMTDDNVEIRTLEELIGRLIVFDRTVAFIPASDDDQVALELRHPGLVQYLANVFEQLWTRAAPLREEVKYEPTSLGISGVQRSIAQLLVEGHVDDSIARRLGMNVRTCRAHVAKLAAALGSNSRAQLGYLIARSGILEEEQN